The genomic stretch CAAGTTCGAGAACATGGGCGCCCAGATGGTCAAGGAAGTTGCCTCCAAGACTTCTGATGTTGCCGGTGACGGTACCACCACTGCTACCATCCTTGGTCAGGCCATCTTCAACGAAGGCGTGAAGCTCGTTGCTGCCGGTCGTTCCCCCATGGCTATCAAACGCGGTATCGACAAAGCTGTCGACGCCATCGTCGCTGAGCTCGAAAAAGTCGCCAAGCCCACCCGTGATCAGAAAGAGATCGCGCAGGTCGGCACCATCTCCGCCAACAACGATGCGACTATCGGCAACATCATCGCCGAAGCCATGAACAAGGTCGGTAAAGAAGGCGTTATCACCGTGGAAGAGGCCAAAGGCCTGGAAACCACTCTGGACGTCGTCGAGGGCATGCAGTTTGACCGCGGTTACCTGTCCCCCTACTTCGTGACCAACACCGAGCGCATGACCTGCGAAATGGAAGAGCCGCTGATTCTGATCAAGGAATCCAAGATTTCCAGCATGAAAGAACTGCTGCCGGTTCTGGAGCAGTGCGCCAAGATGTCCAAGCCCCTCATGATCCTCGCCGAGGACATCGAAGGTGAAGCTCTGGCAACCCTGGTTGTCAACAAGCTGCGCGGCACCCTGAACGTTGTTGCTGTCAAGGCTCCCGGTTTCGGTGAACGCCGTAAGGCCATGCTCAAGGACATCGCTGTCCTGACCGGCGGCCAGGTTGTTTCCGAAGACCTCGGTATCAAGATGGAGAACCTGACCGTCAACGATCTCGGTTCCTGCAAGCGCATTGTCATCGACAAGGAAAACACCACCATCGTCGACGGTGCTGGTAACGCTGAAGAAATCAAGGGTCGTATCGCAACCATCCGCGCTGAGATCGCTGACTCCACTTCCGACTACGATCGCGAGAAGCTCCAGGAGCGTCTGGCAAAGATCGTCGGTGGTGTCGCTGTCATCAACGTTGGTGCTGCAACCGAAACCGAGATGAAAGAAAAGAAAGCTCGCGTGGAAGATGCTCTGAACGCTACCCGCGCTGCTGTTGAAGAAGGTATCGTGCCCGGTGGCGGTGTCGTCCTGGCCCGTTGCGGTAAGGTTGTCGCCTCTGTAGTCGCCGAAGATGACGACGAGCAGGCCGGTATCAACATCATCGCTCGCGCCGTGGAAGAGCCTCTCCGTCAGATCGCCGGTAACGCCGGTCTGGAAGGTTCCATCGTGGTTGAGAAGATCAAGGAAACTGAAGGTGGCATGGGCTACAACGCCGCTACCGACAAGTACGAAGATCTGATCGAAGCCGGTGTTATCGATCCCAAGAAGGTCACCCGCACCGCACTGCAGAACGCTGCTTCCGTAGCCGGTCTGCTGCTGACCACCGAGTGCGCCATTGCTGACAAGCCTGAAAAGAACGACGGTCCTGCCGGTATGCCCGGTATGGGCGGCGGCATGCCCGGCATGGGCGGCATGGGCGGCATGTACTAGACATCCCGCTATCCTAGCCAAAATCGACCGGCCCGCGACACTGTCGCGGGCCGGTTTTTTGTTTTTGAAGGAATGTATTATTGGAGGAGATCGGTCATTGGTGAGCATCTCTCGTTTGAGACTTGGGGCAAGATATAAAAACTAGATACTCGGAAGAAGGGCGTGAGCGAAACAGGATAGAGGAAGAGAGGATAGATGAGGATATCCATCGTTTGGTGACGGATCTTATTGATATTTTGAAATGATGTTTGCGATGACCCCTTCCTTTCTGAGTCTTTCCAGTTCTTCATTGAACAGCTTCACGAAAGGATACATTGCTTCTTTCCTGGCAAAAGCAAAGCGATAGGGCGTGGTGGCTATTGGAGTGGGGGAGTAATAAAATGAAGTCGACTGTGCTTCATCGGATGACTCCACAGCCCATCTCACAACAAGTTTGTTGGTTACTATCGCATCTACATGCCCATGGCGTAGCATCTGTAACAGGTTCTCGGTTGTCGTTGCCGTATACCACCGGATCTTTTTTTGCTCTATCGCCTCTTGGAGGCTTGGGTAGGAGAAGCCGAGTTTGCCAGCTACTCTTGCGCCCTTGTGTTTTATCAACGTTTCAAGCTCTGTGTAGGATTTGATGCGACTGACCAGAACATCCTCGGAATGAAGTATCGCATTGCTCCAGAGGAAATGGTCCGGGTCAGTAACCCACTCCTTCGCTTTCAAGGTGGCGTCTATTTCCCCGTCCTCAAGCAGCATCATTACCCGCTTCGCAGGATGGCTTTCCAGTTTGAGTCCATATCCTAACCGTTCAAGGACAGCGTGCATTACATCAAGCATGATGCCGCGGTTCTCCGAGTCCTTTTGTCCATCGAGAATGGCATAGGGAGGCCAACCCGGAGCTGCGATCGAAACCACGACTGTTTTCTGGGTATCGGGAGCATCCGCATGTGATTTGGAGAAGGGAGTCATGGCAAAAATGACAGTCCCCAAAAGAATAATAAACAATGGGGTCTGTGTGATTGTCCTTGGCATTATTCGCTCCCGAGAGTGTGTTCTTCATCAACACGATTGGAGCCTTGGAGGCTCGTTTTCTATCCTGCAATAGATCAGTTAATCGTGGTTCGGTCAGTGGCAATCAGGTCACAAGAGAAGTCGGGCGAATGGGGACTCAATGAATTGCGATATTGTAACGTATCATCTTGCTTCCAGATTGTCAGGCACGTCTAATAGCGACTCTGTCGTTCATTGCAAGGTGATTATAATGTGTAGACCTGCCTGGCTGGAAAGAGGCTTGTGAGTAGTAGGGGTTTTCAAACAACAAGCAGTGGATGGCTGGATGAAAATGATCTGGAGCAGGTCATATGCACGGCGGATGAAGAACAGGAAAATCTGAAGGCCCTGCAGCGTGAGAGTCAGAAAACGAGAGCTGGAAGTGGGAAAAGACTGAGTGACTGATTATTTTTTCCGTCGACTTCTTTTCTTAACTTTGATCGCCTGTTGAATCGACTGCATCTGCTCGTTCAGATCGTTGGCTATCTTTCTTCTCCAGACCATGACGCCTGCCAGAGTGACAGTCTGTATGCCACACAGACTCCACACGGTGATCTCCAGAGAGGGGATAAGCATGCCGAGAAATATAAGAGCCATGACTAGAACAGCAAAGCCGGAGACAAGGTGCTCATGGTTCAGCCAGTGGCTGTTGAAGGCGGCGATTTGCTTTTCGATTTCCTGCTGCTCTTCATTCAACTGGTTGATTGTGCGTGGAGCGTTCGTATCTGTAGATGTCATGCGAATGATGTAGCTCCGGCTTTGTCGTTTGGCAATTTGTTTCTTTTGTATGGAGAGTTCTGATTAGGCTCCCTTTTTACTCGCTCCGTAATATCGGCCCCCCTTAGCATTAATGAGTTGTTTTGACGCAAGCGGCGTCGAAGAGGGAAGGCGGCTGACGATCAAGTTTGTTTTTTGGTCGACTATGGCTAAAAACTTGATATATAGGCGTTGCATGTGTACGTATGGCCTGTTTCTTGGCTCGGTTAATGATTCTTCCCCCAATAAGAGGACACCATGCTTAAAAAATTCATGCAGATGGATCTGCCCGTTTCGCGAAAGATGAAATACTCGATTCTCAAGCGGGTACGCTCCCACGACAAAGGTGCGTTTGAAATCGATTTCACCTACTGCGGTGTCCAGATACCAATCAATATGTTTGATGGTACTCAACGGTCTATCTATTTGTACGATGGCGATGAAAAATTCATGCTCAATTTTTTACGCGACTATTATGCCATGTTACCCAAAGGAGGCGTTTTTCTTGATATCGGCGCCAACTCCGGTAACCATGCCATCTGGATGTCGCAGTATGCCGACAAGGTGTATGCATTCGAACCTCAGAAACGCCTCCATGAACGGCTCCGTAATATTTTGAGAGAAAATAGCGAGGTGGGGAATATTGAAGTCTGTCCCTTTGCTCTGGGCGAAGAAAACAAGACGGACTATATCTACCACATAAGTAAGTATTCCGGCTCATCAAGCATCGTCAGAAAACCCGATACGAATGTTCCGCGAGAGGAGATCTCTATTCGTCAGGGGGACGAAGCGATCAGAGAGCTGAATCCCGAGTCCATTGCTGCCGTCAAGATCGATGTCGAAGGCTATGAACATTTTGTGCTGAAGGGGATCGGGGAAACGCTGGAAAAGTACCGGCCTCTGGTCATTTTCGAGCACGCCGAAGAGAACAAGGCATCCTACGGTTCCTTTGAAGGCATGCGTGAACTTTTCCCTGAAGGGTATGAGTTTTACCAGTTTGATCGTCGTGGCGCTTACCGTTACCACAACTGCCGCCGCGGTTTCTATACCGTGGTTGATTTCGACTTTGACCTGCCTGTTAGGGCTGTTGCCACCGGAGGCAATGCGAATATCATCGCCTGTCCCGCTGGTACGGAGATGCCGAAGAAGAACTTCACCCCATGGTCTTTTGAAATCAGGAAGTAGGGCCTTTTCTGTCAACCCTGACGGGATAAGGCTCTTTCAATTATCGGGGCCAAATGGCTGGCTCTTCCGCTATCTCCTGGAATTCCTTCAGTGTCTCTATAAATTTCTTGAGAATCACAGATTCATTTTTCGCTTTCCAAAGCGCCGTGATTTCCCACTGTGGCAAATCACCATCCAGTGGTTTGAAGGAGACGCCAGACCGCTTGTCCCTTGCACTGGAGGCAGGCACCAATGCAACACCCAACCCAGTGGAAACAAGTGCCACAGTGGATTGTTCTGTGTTGACCTCCTGCACGATGTTCGGCATGAATCCCGCCTTGTGGAATGAACCTATCAGCGATCGATACAGCGCAGGTTGGGCGATTCGCTGGTTGAAGATCAGCGGTTCGCCCTCCAGATCGCGAATGTCAATCCGGTCTTTTTTCGAGAAATGGTGCCCATCCGGAATGGCAAGGACATATGGTTCACGCAGAAACAGCATGGACTTAAGGCCTGTCGTGTCATGCCCGAACAGTCGCACAAACGCGATGTCCAAACGGTCGCTGCGGAGAACCGGCAACTGCTCGGTGGTCGACTTGGCAGAAAAATCAAGACGAATATTGGGATTGGCCTCCCGGAATGCACGGATCGCCATGGGAAGCTGGCTCAGCGACGCAGGGCCGATGAAACCTATGCGCAGCATGCCTTCCAGGCCTTGTGCCATGTCCTGAATGCAGGCCACAGCTTCGGTCAGGCGGTCCTGAATATCCCTGCAGCGAACCAGAAATTCTTCTCCCTCGGGCGTGAGCGATACGCGCCGACTGGTTCTCTCCAACAGCTTGACCTCCAGCTCTTCTTCCAGTCGTTTTATCTGTTGAGAGAGTGGGGGTTGGGCTATATGGCACCGCTGTGCAGCCTTGCCGAAGTGGAGTTCTTCTGCAACGGCAATGAAGTATTTGATCTGTCTGAGTTCCATGATTCAGACTTAATATGTATCAATAAAATTGTAAAGATATATTGGACATATTCATGGTGCTTTTCTAGCTTCTGAAAAAGCCCTTGGAGGTCCATTATGCAGTATTTGATTCCATTATTACTTGTTTTGAGTGTGCACGTTTTTTTCGCTGTCGGCGTGGCTTTTGCAAATGATTCGGTAGAGCGTCAGAATCATGATTCAGTTTCAGTTTGTCCTGCCGTACTGTGTGATGCAGGCTTGATTATTGACAGGCGGGGAACGGTTTATGCGTCAAATAGTCAATCAGGAGAGGTGTTTGTTGTTGCTCCCGGTGATGAACCCAGGCTTTTGGCTTCCATAGAAGGGCGCATCACAGCTATGGGAGTGGACAGAAGGCGTTCAGTTTTCGTGGCAGTGGAAGATGGAAGAGTTTTCCGTGTCAGGCCCGAGGGACGGGCCAAGTTGGTTTACCGCTTGGACGGAGTGCCGGTCGCGTTGAATGTGGACAGGGATGGCGGACTGGTCGTTATGCTCGACACTGGCCGCATACAATGGGTGCCATTCGGTTCACTTGTTAATGAAGAATAGTGAATATAATGCTATTGTTTTTCTGTATGTTTGACGATAAGGAAAGGTATGAAAGCTATAGTAGCAACCATGGGCATAGTTGGGCTATGCGGATACATATGGGCAGTTGTCGAACTGCTCCTTGCCGCTCCCTTGTGGTGCAACTTGCTCGGTGGTGCTTTGTTGGGAATCTATTTGGGTGCCGCCATGTTCCTGGCATATCTGATCATTACGGATGAAAACCGTACGATCAAAAAGACGCTTAAACAGGGGATAAGCGTCGGAACAGCATTTCTTCGCCCTGTGAAGTCCTGTTTTTGCCGGAACAAATAAGCCGGAATCGCCTCTCTACGCACTGAACGTTAGAAGTTCAGATCGTGTGTCTTTTTCTTACTTGTCTGCTTGGGTGAAGCACTTGATGCGGCGAAAACTCTCGGTTCTGCCTGTTTGAGCAGTTTCTTTGCTTCGACATTGAGCGGATTGCGATCAACAGCGGCCGAAGCGTTGTTGAATACCTCGCCCCATTCCCGTTTCTTGAGATGCAACTTGGCAAGGCGAAGATAGAGATTCTCGCTGGAACCAACGTAGCGCATGCACTCCTTGATCGCGTTGATGGCCTTGTCTGTTTCCTCCATTCCTTCGTAGCAGAGGATCAGCGCATTGTGCGCGCGGATATCATTTTGCTGCACTTGGATGGCTTTCACAAGGTATTCAACTGCTTCGGGAAACATGCCGAAGTTTGCCAGACGGTTTCCAATATCCGAGTCTATCCCTTCAATATCCTGAAAGTATTCTGAAATTTTCCGATACAGCTTCCGTGCTTCCAGTTGATTGTCAGACTTGACCAGTTTTTCCGCCTTGATCAGGTTGTCATCAAGCACGCCCAGTCTTTTTCGCAACTTGGCAACACGGGCTTTCTCCATGGCTTCGCCGAGCTTCTTGTGCAGGCGAATGAGTTTGCCGTAAAAAGCCTTTTCCTTGCCCTTCTGGTAGGTGAGGCCGTTGGGGAACAGCTTCTGGATCATGGGCATCTTGTTGAGATCGCGCATGGCTTCATCCAGGTGCGCGTGTATCTCGAACTTTTCAGCTCCGAAAATGGGGCTGGTAACCAGATTTTTCAGTGCGTTTGCCAGGCACTCAAGTGTCCTGAGGTACTCGTTCTTTTTAGCATATGCACGAGCCCGGGCAATGTCTTCGCGTATGGTTTTTGCTGATATTTGAGACATGGTGATTAAGTTTTACCATTTTTGTCTAAGTTTTTACATGTACGCTAATACAGGTATGAGGTTTTAGCAAGCAGGATGGGAAGTTACCACTAGTTTCAGGCAGACGGGGCGAGTTTTCCACAAGGAAAAACACCCACAGTGCTGACAAGTGGAGTCGATTTTTCTCACATGCCATTGACGCGACTGTCGAGTCTGTATAATTTACCTGCCCATCCCATATTCTGTGATTCATCTTACTTGTGGAGTCGAATTGAATACCTATCTTGTCGTAATTCTTGCATCTCTTGTTTTGAGTTGGTTGTTGGGAATTGTCTCCAACTACTACAACAAACGACATATGGTTTCTCGTCTTCCCGATGAGTTTCGCGATGTCTACGATGATCGGAAGTACTCGGAATCCCAGGAATACGCCAGAGCAAATATGCGTTTTTCGTCCATTGCGGATTCAATCAGCATGGCAATAACCATTGGGTTCATCCTTCTGGGCGGTTTCAACTGGCTTGATCAACTTGTCCGCTCCTGGGAACTTGCTCCACTGTTGAGTGGACTTGCCTATATCGGCCTGTTGAGCTTAGCCAGTTGGACTGTCAGTCTGCCCTTTGAAATCTATCAGACTTTCGTTCTTGAGAGCCGCTTCCAATTCAATAATACAACGCCATGGACATTTGTCGTTGATCGACTGAAAGGATTGATTCTGACCGCAATCCTTGGCGGTGGTTTGCTGGCCGGAGTGCTTTACTTCTTTGGCAGTGCAGGCGAATGGGCCTGGATGTGGTGCTGGGTACTGGCTGTGGCATTCAGTTTGGGTATTACCTATGTTGCTCCCACCTGGATACTTCCCCTTTTCAATACCTTTTCCCCGCTTGAAGAAGGGGAGTTGCGTACAGCCCTTGAAGCCTATGCGCGAAAGTCCGATTTTGAACTGGAAGGGATATTTGTCATGGATGGATCGCGCCGGACCTCCAAGGGCAATGCGTTTTTTACTGGATTCGGTAAGCGAAAGCGAATCGCCTTGTTCGACACGTTGCTCAAGGAGCAGAGCGTGGAGGAAATAACGGCTGTTCTTGCCCATGAAGTCGGCCATTCCAAGCGGGGTCATATTCGCAAACAATTGATTCTTGCCACGATCAAGACAGGTGCCGTGTTTTATCTGTTGTCGCTTTTCCTGGACTCCAAAGGACTGTTCGATGCTTTTGGAATGGAGCACATGTCGGTCTACGCAGGACTTGTCTTTTTTACCCTGCTGTATACGCCCATTTCAATGGTTCTCGGTGTGGTCGGGAACTATCTATCGCGTAAATACGAGTTTGAAGCGGATGCCTTTGCTGCCGAGACCACAAACAATCCGGGCGCCATGATTTCCGCCCTCAAGAAGCTGTCAGCCAACAATCTTTCCAACTTGACCCCACACCCACTCGTTGTCTGGTTGGAGTACAGTCACCCTCCGGTGCTCGAACGAGTACGGGTTCTGAAAAACAGATGAGTATTCCAAAATAACAGTGCCGCAGGTGATTGCAGCACTGTTATTTGGGTTATTGCTTAGAACTTTTCAAACTCATCGGAGTCGTCCGCATAGTTGCCTATCGCTCTAGGTTGCGTGGCCTGCAAAGAGTTGGGTCTTGATGTGACCACTGAGACATTGCGTCGGGAGTGGTGTTCGACCTGGAAGAACTCCATGGCCTGCTGCAATTGTACAGCCTGGCTCGAAAGCTCCTGCGAGGTGGCAGACAGTTCTTCAGAAAAGGACGCATTTTTCTGCACTACGACATCGAGATGTTGAATGGAGGTGGTGATCTGCTGGGCTGATTCGTGCTGCTCGCCACTGGCGGCGGCAACTTCCTGCACCAGTTCCTCGTTATGTTTAATGTCTTTAACCACCTGCTCCAACATGGTTCCGGCTTTTTCCGCTACCTCAAGGCTATTGCCTGTCAGTTCGCTGATCTCCGATGCAGCGGTGCCGGAATGCTCGGCCAGCTTTCGGACTTCGGCTGCGACTACGGCAAATCCTTTGCCATGCTCTCCGGCACGGGCGGCTTCAATGGCGGCGTTCAGTGCCAGAAGGTTGGTCTGGCGTGCGATATCTTCAATGATGGATGTGCGTTCAGCAATATCCCGCATGGCCTGGACGGTCTTTTTGACAGCCTCGCCACCTTCCTGCGCATCATTGGCTGTTCGGACGGCGATGTCGCGGGTCTTTCGTGCGGTCTCCAGGTTCTGGGCAATGTTCTGTGACATGAGTTCCATGGATGCGGAAATCTCTTCGACGCTGGCAGCCTGTTCCACCGACCCTTCGCTCATCTGTTGTGCCGATGCTGCAATCTCCTCGCTGCCGGAAGCGACCATCTCGGCCGATTTTTTTACACTTCCCACGACATCTCGTAGCTTATGAAGCATTCTGCCCAGTGAACGGATGAGTCGTCCCAACTCGCTGGGGGACTCGCTGTGTATATTTGAAATCAGATCACCGCTAGAGAGGCGCTCGGCCATGCCCATCCCGTCGGTTACCGGTCGGATGGCGAACTTGTTCAGGAATGCGATGACGATACCACCGACCAGCATGATGATGCCGAATCCGGTTCCGGCAAGCACGTAACCTTGCTGAATGGCTCCGGATGCAAGGTCGCTTTCATAGGCGGACATGCAGACGATCCAGTTGGTGGTCGGGTCTTCCTTGAATACCAGAATCTTGTCACGGCCTTCCCATGCATAGGTTATCTGGCCGTTTTTCTGCTGAATGGCGGTCCTGACGAATGAGTCGCTGCTGCGATCTTCAAGGATGATCGATTTTTCTTTGGGGTGGTATATGAATCGCCCGGTTGCATCGATGATGAAACCATACCCTTCCTTGCCGATAACCACCGGATCGATGAATGTTTTGCAAAAGGATTCCCACTGGGCCAGCAGTGCGACCGCACCGATGATTTGCCCATTGTTGTCGAATACCGGTGTGCTGATCGCGAAGAACAGGGAGTCGTCGGTTACGGATTGCATCACCGTTTGGGAAATCACGTTCTCCTCACCACGGAGGGGGGCCTGGACATACCCGCGCTGTTTCAGGTCCAGCCCGACGATGTTCTTGTCTCCAATGACACCGGCCACGCATCTGCCCGCCGGATTGACAACGATTGCACCGTAGAGGTTGTCATTGTTGCTAACATATTCGGAGAGGATCTCTTGGGCTTGACCAACTTCCTCCGTGCGAAGGGCGCTGACAACTTCCCATCTGTCGGCCAACGCGTGTGTGGCGGCCTGACTGTCCTCGATAAAAAGCTGCATGGCGGCGGCAATATTGTTGGTCTGGGATGCGGCAGCAGACGATTCCGAGGCAAGAATCATATCGTAAGAGGAGTCATTGACGTAGAGTACAAGGCCGGTGATGGCTACTGAGATGGTTAGGACGATTGGGATTAATATGGTTCTTTTGAGGCTTTTGGATATCCAGTGTAACATTTTTTTGCCCTCTTTTAGGTGATTTAAAAATATTATCTTATGTTGTTTTGGTTAAAATCCTTCTAACGCTGTTTGAATAATTGTTTAGGTTATCTCTGTGTGACGTAGAGTGGCGCATCCTAACTAACAATTATAATTATGATTATACTTATCAATGGATAGGGTTGAGAAAAGAGATAGGTTCAATTGGTTTTAATCCCTTGGAAAGTTGGTTTCTGTCGGCAGTAGTGTCTGCAGCGTGCTGGCAGGATAGCTGAATCAGCCAGTGGGCGTGTATCGGTTGCATGGAAATCGTGTAGAGGATATGTCAAATTAATAAGTGGTTACGTAGCTGTTACATGGTACCGTGCGCTCGGTGTTTCACGGATGCTCGTTCATCGCTTGATCAATAAAACAATGGAGTCGTAACGTGGCTTTGCATGAGTTGGCGGGTCAGCCCGCTCCCCAGGATTTGCTTGTCAATGTCCCCCGATTGGTATCGGCCTATTACCTGACAAAACCCGATCCTGCCGAGCCGGGGTGCCGGGTGTCGTTTGGGACTTCCGGGCATCGTGGGTCTTCTCTGGATGGGAGCTTCAACGAAGACCACATTCTGGCTGTATCTCAGGCCGTGTGTGAACATAGGGCTGCCGCCGGAATAGACGGGCCATTGTTTTTGGGTATGGATACTCATGCTCTCAGCGAGCCAGCACTGGCCTCGGCTGTGGAAGTCTTTGCTGCCAACGGGGTTGATGTCAGGTTGCAGGAAGGGCTTGGATACACGCCGACGCCCGTCATATCCCATGCAATCTTGAGCTGGAATGCCGGTCGTCAATCAGGGGTGGCTGACGGAGTGGTCATCACGCCGTCCCACAATCCGCCCCGTGATGGTGGGTACAAGTACAATCCCCCGGCAGGTGGTCCGGCTCCAGGTGAGGTGACCTCTGCCATTGAAAACCGAGCCAACGAAATTTTACGAAACGGGCTGAAGGATGTCCGCCGCATACCTTTTGAAAAGGCGCTCAAGGCTGACACCACTGTCATGTACGACTACATCACGCCGTATGTCGACGATCTCACCAATGTCGTGGATATGGATTTGATCAGCAGCGCCGGTGTAAAGATCGGTGTGGATCCCATGGGCGGCTCAGGCATTGCCTTTTGGGAGCCCATGGCAGAAAAGTACGGCCTGAACCTGACGCTGACCAATACGGTTGTTGATCCTGCCTTTTCATTCATGACCGTGGACAGGGACGGGAAAATCCGCATGGATTGCTCGTCCCCCTATGCCATGGCTTCGCTGATCAAGCTCAAGGATTCCTATGACATCGCGTTCGGGAATGACCCCGATTACGATCGCCACGGCATCGTCACCCGCAGCAGCGGCCTGTTGAATCCCAATCACTATCTCGCCGTTGCCGTGCAGTACCTCTTTTCTCATCGACCGGATTGGAGCACCAAGGCGGCCATCGGCAAAACCCTGGTGTCCAGCTCCATGATAGATCGCGTGGCAGCAGACCTTGGCAGACATCTCAATGAGGTGCCTGTGGGGTTCAAGTGGTTTGTGGATGGTCTGGTGGATGGTTCGTGTGCTTTCGGAGGAGAAGAGTCAGCCGGTGCGAGCTTTGTGCGGTTCGATGGGTCTGTCTGGACCACGGATAAGGACGGCATCATCATGAACCTGCTGGCCGCGGAAATAACGGCGCGGACAGGGCGTGACCCCGGTGAATTGTACAAGGATTTGGAAGAGAAACACGGTTCGCCCATATACGAGCGCATGCAGGCTCCGGCCACGCGGGAACAGAAAGCCGCCATTGCGTCGCTGTCGCCGGATGTGGTGAAGGCCGACACTCTGGCTGGTGAGCCGATCACGGCCAAGCTGACCCATGCCCCCGGCAACGGCGCTGCAATAGGGGGCCTCAAAGTGACCACGGAAAACGGCTGGTTCGCAGCTCGACCATCCGGCACCGAGGACATCTACAAAATTTACGGCGAATCCTTCAAAGGGCAGGACCATTTGAAGGCCATTCAGGAAGAAGCGCAGGCAATTGTTTCCGCCCTGTTCTAATCACAGGGCGGTCATTATACCGTCAGATTGAGTCCGGTGTAGCTCTGTCCGTAGCCCAGCATCAACCCGCCGCCCTTGAACCAGTTGGTAGGATCGCTGTTGTCCTCGTACCACCAGGACATGGCCTGCTGTTGGAGGCTCTGCTTCAGCTCCGTGTTGGTCAGTTGGTTTTCTGATACTTTGGTCAGTTTACCCAGCTGGATGATCTTGTTGAATTCATCCACTTTTTCCGGGTTGTCTTCAAAGTACTTGTCGATGGTCTCCTTGTTAGGATGACCTTCGGCGGTGGTGACCTTCCCGGTGACAGGATCGTAGGTCAGGGGGAATTCCTTGCTGATGTCCACGCCGAGCGCTTCAAGGTCGGCCATGACCGAGGCGTCCCATGTCACTTCCAGTTGCTTGCGATACTCCTCGACCTCGCGAAACGAGAGCTTGCCGTCGCTGCCTTTGGGGATATCCTCAAGATATCTTTGTATCTCGCTCCCCATGGAACTCATAACCCGGGAGTTGGCGGTCTGCTCTGATGCTTTGGTCGTCGAGGTCTCGGTGCCGGTTTGTTCAGCCAGTTGTTTCAAGAGCGAACTGGTTTCCGAATATACGCTGCTGCCGATGCTGGAAGTGGTCATGAGAAACTCACAAGTTGAAGTTGGTGGAACTTTTTTCCCTTTGCCGGATCAAGCATAAGCCGTGCCATCATTGGTGATTGGGGGCTATCCGTCAGCAGGAAACGAAACGAAGGGGGCGCGTGGATTTGGATTGCAAACAAAAAAAAGGGAGCAATGAAGCTCCCCTTGTGATGATTCCGTTATTGTACTTTTACGCGACCGCTTGCTTTGGCTTTTCCGTGCAGACCAGCTTGTCGATCTCGCGAACCTTTTTCATGACCGCTTTGGCGATTCGTTTGAATTCCGGGAAATCCTTTGTGTCATAGGAATGCTTGGCACGGGTCAGGCCGGCGAGGTCGATGCACTCGTTGAACAAGTACGGCATGTAGAGCGGGTCCTGTTTGATGAATGCTTCGATGCGCTGGAATGTCTGGTGGATTTCCTGTTGGTTCTTGTTCATGTTTTTGAATAATTTTGCCAGATGCTTTTCAGCATTGCGCATGGATGTAGACCACATTGGGCCGCGGGGTT from Pseudodesulfovibrio profundus encodes the following:
- a CDS encoding substrate-binding periplasmic protein, coding for MPRTITQTPLFIILLGTVIFAMTPFSKSHADAPDTQKTVVVSIAAPGWPPYAILDGQKDSENRGIMLDVMHAVLERLGYGLKLESHPAKRVMMLLEDGEIDATLKAKEWVTDPDHFLWSNAILHSEDVLVSRIKSYTELETLIKHKGARVAGKLGFSYPSLQEAIEQKKIRWYTATTTENLLQMLRHGHVDAIVTNKLVVRWAVESSDEAQSTSFYYSPTPIATTPYRFAFARKEAMYPFVKLFNEELERLRKEGVIANIISKYQ
- the groL gene encoding chaperonin GroEL (60 kDa chaperone family; promotes refolding of misfolded polypeptides especially under stressful conditions; forms two stacked rings of heptamers to form a barrel-shaped 14mer; ends can be capped by GroES; misfolded proteins enter the barrel where they are refolded when GroES binds), with the protein product MSKEILFDAKAREKLKAGVDKLANAVKVTLGPKGRNVVIEKSFGSPVITKDGVSVAKEIELEDKFENMGAQMVKEVASKTSDVAGDGTTTATILGQAIFNEGVKLVAAGRSPMAIKRGIDKAVDAIVAELEKVAKPTRDQKEIAQVGTISANNDATIGNIIAEAMNKVGKEGVITVEEAKGLETTLDVVEGMQFDRGYLSPYFVTNTERMTCEMEEPLILIKESKISSMKELLPVLEQCAKMSKPLMILAEDIEGEALATLVVNKLRGTLNVVAVKAPGFGERRKAMLKDIAVLTGGQVVSEDLGIKMENLTVNDLGSCKRIVIDKENTTIVDGAGNAEEIKGRIATIRAEIADSTSDYDREKLQERLAKIVGGVAVINVGAATETEMKEKKARVEDALNATRAAVEEGIVPGGGVVLARCGKVVASVVAEDDDEQAGINIIARAVEEPLRQIAGNAGLEGSIVVEKIKETEGGMGYNAATDKYEDLIEAGVIDPKKVTRTALQNAASVAGLLLTTECAIADKPEKNDGPAGMPGMGGGMPGMGGMGGMY
- a CDS encoding FkbM family methyltransferase, yielding MLKKFMQMDLPVSRKMKYSILKRVRSHDKGAFEIDFTYCGVQIPINMFDGTQRSIYLYDGDEKFMLNFLRDYYAMLPKGGVFLDIGANSGNHAIWMSQYADKVYAFEPQKRLHERLRNILRENSEVGNIEVCPFALGEENKTDYIYHISKYSGSSSIVRKPDTNVPREEISIRQGDEAIRELNPESIAAVKIDVEGYEHFVLKGIGETLEKYRPLVIFEHAEENKASYGSFEGMRELFPEGYEFYQFDRRGAYRYHNCRRGFYTVVDFDFDLPVRAVATGGNANIIACPAGTEMPKKNFTPWSFEIRK
- a CDS encoding SMP-30/gluconolactonase/LRE family protein, with product MQYLIPLLLVLSVHVFFAVGVAFANDSVERQNHDSVSVCPAVLCDAGLIIDRRGTVYASNSQSGEVFVVAPGDEPRLLASIEGRITAMGVDRRRSVFVAVEDGRVFRVRPEGRAKLVYRLDGVPVALNVDRDGGLVVMLDTGRIQWVPFGSLVNEE
- a CDS encoding LysR family transcriptional regulator gives rise to the protein MELRQIKYFIAVAEELHFGKAAQRCHIAQPPLSQQIKRLEEELEVKLLERTSRRVSLTPEGEEFLVRCRDIQDRLTEAVACIQDMAQGLEGMLRIGFIGPASLSQLPMAIRAFREANPNIRLDFSAKSTTEQLPVLRSDRLDIAFVRLFGHDTTGLKSMLFLREPYVLAIPDGHHFSKKDRIDIRDLEGEPLIFNQRIAQPALYRSLIGSFHKAGFMPNIVQEVNTEQSTVALVSTGLGVALVPASSARDKRSGVSFKPLDGDLPQWEITALWKAKNESVILKKFIETLKEFQEIAEEPAIWPR